The Schistocerca nitens isolate TAMUIC-IGC-003100 chromosome 7, iqSchNite1.1, whole genome shotgun sequence genome contains a region encoding:
- the LOC126195592 gene encoding serine/arginine repetitive matrix protein 1-like: protein MSLRESGARRTPAGAGTQQAPPTRKRRPPHPGRSRGAADAAKAKAAPAAPRPEPKRSRRRQSESGTRRTPAGAEEQQAPPKRKRRPPHPGRSRRAQQAPPTHKRHPPHSGRSRSAASAARAKAAPAAPRPEPRRSKYRQRESGARHTPAEAEAQQAPPTQKRRPPHSGRSRSTTSAANAKAAPAAPRPEPEHSKRRRREQVPFAGGQGY from the coding sequence ATGTCTTTACGTGAAAGCGGCGCCCGCCGCACCCCGGCCGGAGCCGGGACGCAGCAGGCGCCGCCAACGAGAAAGCGGCGCCCGCCGCACCCCGGCCGGAGCCGGGGCGCAGCAGACGCCGCCAAAGCGAAAGCGGCACCCGCCGCACCCCGGCCGGAGCCGAAGCGCAGCAGGCGCCGCCAAAGCGAAAGCGGCACCCGCCGCACCCCGGCCGGAGCCGAAGAGCAGCAGGCGCCGCCAAAGCGAAAGCGGCGCCCGCCGCACCCCGGCCGGAGCCGAAGAGCACAGCAAGCGCCGCCAACGCACAAGCGGCACCCGCCGCACTCCGGCCGGAGCCGAAGCGCAGCAAGCGCCGCCAGAGCCAAAGCGGCACCCGCCGCACCCAGGCCGGAGCCAAGGCGCAGCAAGTACCGCCAACGCGAAAGCGGCGCCCGCCACACCCCAGCCGAAGCCGAGGCGCAGCAAGCGCCGCCAACGCAAAAGCGGCGCCCGCCGCACTCCGGCCGAAGCCGAAGCACAACAAGCGCCGCCAACGCAAAAGCGGCACCCGCCGCACCCCGGCCGGAGCCAGAGCACAGCAAGCGCCGCAGAAGAGAGCAAGTGCCATTCGCCGGTGGACAAGGATACTAG